A stretch of the Desulfobacter sp. genome encodes the following:
- a CDS encoding GHKL domain-containing protein, whose product MPCTCPFSPWQAQLDSQTTLLQRSNELFGQIKWGILSRAVFAIVLIFSTLFFSNNNPQMSMVVPFLSLYKMAGAVLVLSILYFFWLNQKKHLKILAYVQTIADSILVTAIIFVTGGYHSIFTFLYLVVIIYTAMLLLQRGSFVIATLSSVQYGLLVELEYFGIISPFMGGASLGAGIDDSQVIYRIIITIAACFAVAALSGILSFQLKTARQDLKITQEHLKRVEKMSAVDEMISGIAHEIKNPLASLSGSIQLLKDETQQGSDENRLMQIILRETDRLKQIVNDIRLISKPGRANAKIVNMAQSIEDVKALFLNTPHWKSRIQLITKLEKELCVSIDPVHLQQILWNLIKNAAEAIEGQGKIIITLNSPRNKRIYLTIRDTGKGIDEKQARHIFDPFFTTKQEGTGLGLSIIHRIIDAYEGMIDFESIPEKGTLFTLIFKNTSSG is encoded by the coding sequence TTGCCATGTACCTGCCCATTTTCTCCATGGCAGGCTCAATTGGATAGCCAGACCACGTTATTGCAGCGGAGCAACGAACTTTTCGGACAGATCAAGTGGGGGATTTTATCCCGGGCTGTATTTGCCATTGTCCTGATTTTTTCCACCCTGTTTTTTTCCAATAATAACCCCCAGATGTCCATGGTGGTGCCGTTTTTGTCCCTGTATAAAATGGCAGGGGCAGTGCTTGTTCTTTCCATTTTATATTTTTTCTGGCTCAATCAGAAAAAACACCTGAAAATCCTGGCATACGTTCAAACCATTGCAGACAGTATCCTTGTTACGGCAATCATATTTGTCACAGGAGGCTATCACAGCATATTCACCTTTCTCTACCTTGTGGTGATCATTTATACGGCCATGCTCCTGCTTCAGCGGGGCAGTTTTGTCATTGCCACCCTGTCAAGCGTTCAATACGGACTCCTGGTAGAACTGGAATATTTCGGAATCATCTCGCCTTTTATGGGGGGCGCCTCCCTTGGGGCAGGCATTGATGATTCCCAGGTAATTTACCGCATTATCATCACCATTGCCGCATGTTTTGCCGTGGCCGCTCTAAGCGGGATACTCTCTTTCCAGCTTAAAACCGCAAGACAGGACCTTAAAATCACCCAGGAACACCTCAAACGGGTTGAAAAAATGTCTGCTGTGGATGAAATGATTTCAGGCATTGCCCATGAGATAAAAAACCCTTTGGCATCCTTGTCAGGCTCCATTCAGCTGCTCAAAGATGAAACCCAGCAAGGAAGTGATGAAAACCGGCTGATGCAGATCATCCTAAGGGAGACAGACCGGCTCAAACAAATCGTCAATGATATCAGACTGATTTCAAAGCCGGGCAGGGCCAATGCTAAAATTGTAAATATGGCCCAGAGCATTGAAGATGTTAAAGCCTTATTCTTAAATACCCCCCATTGGAAATCCAGAATTCAGCTCATCACAAAACTTGAAAAAGAACTTTGTGTTTCCATTGACCCTGTTCATTTACAACAAATCCTGTGGAACCTGATTAAAAATGCGGCCGAGGCCATTGAAGGGCAGGGCAAAATTATTATCACACTAAATTCCCCGAGAAACAAACGAATATACCTGACCATCAGGGATACGGGCAAGGGAATTGACGAAAAACAGGCCCGCCATATTTTTGATCCGTTTTTCACCACCAAACAAGAAGGTACGGGGCTTGGGCTTTCAATCATTCACAGAATCATAGACGCCTATGAAGGGATGATTGATTTTGAATCCATCCCTGAAAAGGGGACCTTGTTTACCCTGATTTTCAAAAACACCTCATCTGGATAG
- the trpS gene encoding tryptophan--tRNA ligase, whose protein sequence is MKNADFLTGITTSGTPHLGNYVGAIRPAVETSKNHELTSYYFLADYHSLIKNHDPKKRRQSSLEIAAAWIALGLDYKNCVFYRQSDIPEIPELTWILTCLTAKGLMNRAHAYKAAVQDNEEQERKDADKGVTMGLFSYPVLMAADILMFNARKVPVGKDQIQHLEMTRDIAARFNHTYKKMFILPEVVVDDTAAVLSGLDGRKMSKSYNNFIPLFDTEKRLRKMIIKIQTNSLGPDEPKDPETCTLFSIYKAFATEDETRKMADQYREGISWGTMKQELFEYINGILKAPRDQYNELIQNPGDIEAVLQEGALKARQFSVPFLEKIRKSIGIQSLG, encoded by the coding sequence ATGAAAAACGCAGATTTTTTGACCGGAATAACCACCTCAGGAACCCCCCATCTCGGCAACTATGTCGGTGCCATACGCCCTGCTGTCGAGACCAGTAAAAATCATGAGCTGACCTCTTATTATTTTTTGGCGGACTACCACTCTTTGATCAAAAACCATGACCCCAAAAAGCGGAGACAATCCTCCCTTGAGATTGCTGCGGCCTGGATTGCCCTGGGGCTTGATTATAAGAATTGCGTATTTTACCGGCAGTCCGATATTCCTGAGATTCCGGAATTGACCTGGATCCTCACCTGCCTGACAGCCAAAGGCCTCATGAACCGGGCCCATGCCTACAAGGCCGCGGTTCAGGACAATGAAGAACAAGAGCGCAAGGATGCTGACAAGGGCGTGACCATGGGGCTGTTTTCCTATCCTGTGCTCATGGCTGCTGATATTCTCATGTTCAATGCCAGAAAAGTGCCCGTGGGCAAGGATCAGATTCAGCACCTTGAAATGACAAGGGATATTGCAGCACGGTTCAACCATACCTATAAAAAGATGTTTATTCTTCCCGAAGTGGTGGTCGATGATACCGCTGCCGTACTCTCAGGCCTGGACGGCCGTAAGATGAGCAAGAGCTACAATAATTTTATCCCCTTGTTTGATACGGAAAAACGGCTGAGGAAAATGATCATAAAGATCCAGACAAACTCTCTGGGTCCTGATGAACCCAAAGATCCTGAGACCTGTACCCTTTTTTCAATTTACAAGGCCTTTGCAACCGAAGATGAAACCCGGAAAATGGCAGACCAGTACCGGGAGGGCATTTCCTGGGGCACCATGAAACAGGAGCTGTTTGAATATATCAATGGTATTTTAAAAGCGCCCAGGGACCAATACAATGAATTGATCCAGAACCCTGGTGATATTGAGGCGGTTCTGCAGGAAGGCGCCCTAAAAGCCCGGCAATTTTCAGTCCCGTTTTTGGAAAAGATTAGAAAGAGTATCGGTATTCAATCATTGGGTTAG
- a CDS encoding type II secretion system F family protein has product MAVIYEWKGKNPKGRKIKGEMEAESQDQVRLSLERRKIIPTKIRKKPKDLFENIKFLQPKVTESDVIIFSRQFSIMIDAGLPLLQCLDILKSQQENPTFKRQLKRIKEAVESGETFADSLRRYPKVFNELFVNMIAAGEAGGILDVILQRLSAYMEKMAKLKKQVKGAMTYPAITMVVAVIVVAIILVFVIPVFEDMFASMGGALPAMTQMVVSMSNFVINNFLWIAGGLFGAGVLIGRTYQTKKGRIFMDDLFLRLPVVGILIRKVAVAKFTRTTATMISSGVSILEALDIVGKTSGNKIVEFAISDVKIGIAEGRSMADPLLESGVFPSMVCSMIAVGESTGALDAMLEKIADFYDDEVDQSVKNLTDMIEPFMLVFLGGLVIAMYLPIFSMAGSIG; this is encoded by the coding sequence ATGGCTGTCATCTATGAGTGGAAAGGAAAGAATCCAAAGGGGCGTAAAATTAAAGGGGAAATGGAGGCAGAAAGCCAGGACCAGGTTCGCTTAAGTCTTGAGCGGCGTAAAATCATTCCCACAAAAATCAGAAAAAAACCCAAGGATTTGTTTGAAAATATCAAATTTCTCCAGCCCAAGGTGACAGAGTCTGATGTGATTATTTTCTCACGGCAGTTTTCAATCATGATTGATGCAGGTCTCCCCCTGCTTCAATGCCTTGACATTCTCAAGTCCCAACAGGAAAACCCCACCTTTAAACGACAGCTTAAACGAATCAAGGAAGCGGTAGAGTCCGGCGAAACCTTTGCAGATTCCTTAAGACGCTATCCAAAAGTGTTTAATGAACTTTTTGTCAATATGATTGCCGCAGGAGAGGCCGGGGGTATCCTTGATGTGATTCTTCAACGGCTGTCAGCCTATATGGAAAAAATGGCAAAACTCAAAAAACAGGTCAAGGGTGCCATGACCTATCCGGCTATTACCATGGTGGTGGCCGTGATTGTTGTGGCCATTATTCTGGTCTTTGTCATTCCCGTGTTTGAAGACATGTTTGCCAGCATGGGAGGCGCACTGCCCGCCATGACCCAGATGGTGGTGTCCATGAGTAATTTTGTCATCAATAATTTTCTCTGGATTGCCGGCGGTCTTTTTGGGGCCGGTGTTCTCATCGGCAGGACCTACCAAACCAAAAAAGGAAGGATCTTTATGGATGATCTCTTCCTTCGTCTGCCTGTGGTAGGCATTCTGATCAGAAAAGTGGCAGTGGCCAAATTTACCCGAACCACCGCCACCATGATTTCATCCGGGGTCTCCATCCTGGAAGCCTTAGATATTGTAGGAAAGACATCGGGAAATAAAATTGTAGAATTTGCCATTTCCGATGTCAAAATCGGCATTGCAGAGGGTCGTTCCATGGCTGATCCCTTGCTTGAAAGCGGGGTATTTCCCTCCATGGTCTGTTCCATGATCGCCGTGGGGGAATCCACAGGCGCCCTTGACGCCATGCTGGAAAAAATAGCGGATTTTTACGACGATGAGGTGGACCAGTCCGTCAAAAACCTCACCGATATGATAGAGCCCTTTATGCTGGTCTTTCTCGGGGGGCTGGTCATTGCCATGTACCTGCCCATTTTCTCCATGGCAGGCTCAATTGGATAG
- a CDS encoding lipoprotein-releasing ABC transporter permease subunit yields the protein MAVELFIAKKYLKAKRKEGFISLITFLSVAGVILGVMALVVVIAVMSGAETEFRKRILGLEPHILIMNYSGRFINDPALADQIKKIPGVKTVSPVLFGQAMIRTQRSFSGIMVRGITPKSGSALIKGFSPEQLEKALADPPQKGGMPGIILGQELANAIGVIQGDKILLMSSNTIISPMGQIPSMKQFIVRGTFKSGMSEYDAMLAYVRLDQAQALVSARQKISALGIWVDQLFEVKALRENHLSFVEYPFYVRDWMDINHSLFSALKLEKTAMFVILTLIILVAAFNIASALIMMVMEKTKDIAVLKAMGATHAMIRRIFIIKGMIIGILGTFIGTLAGVIICYVLKKYEFIKLPEAYPFSTLPVQLESMDVLVIALSAIFICFLSTLYPSYKASRMDPVEAIRYG from the coding sequence ATGGCTGTAGAACTATTCATAGCGAAAAAATACCTAAAGGCAAAACGGAAAGAAGGGTTCATCTCTTTGATCACCTTTCTTTCCGTTGCCGGCGTTATTTTAGGTGTCATGGCCCTGGTGGTGGTGATCGCCGTAATGAGCGGTGCTGAAACAGAGTTTCGCAAACGGATTCTTGGACTTGAACCTCACATTCTGATCATGAATTATTCGGGCCGTTTTATCAACGACCCGGCACTTGCAGACCAAATCAAAAAAATACCCGGGGTTAAAACCGTATCACCTGTCCTGTTCGGTCAGGCCATGATCCGCACCCAAAGATCTTTTTCCGGCATCATGGTCAGGGGGATTACACCCAAAAGCGGTTCGGCCCTGATCAAAGGTTTCAGTCCGGAACAGCTGGAAAAAGCCCTTGCCGATCCACCCCAAAAAGGGGGTATGCCCGGAATAATTCTGGGCCAAGAGCTGGCCAATGCCATCGGGGTAATCCAGGGGGATAAGATTTTGCTCATGTCCTCCAATACCATCATATCTCCCATGGGCCAAATTCCCTCCATGAAGCAGTTCATTGTCAGGGGCACCTTTAAATCCGGAATGTCCGAATACGATGCCATGCTGGCCTATGTCAGGCTTGACCAGGCCCAGGCACTGGTATCGGCCCGGCAAAAAATATCTGCTCTGGGCATATGGGTGGATCAATTGTTTGAGGTCAAGGCCTTAAGAGAAAACCACCTGTCCTTTGTTGAGTATCCCTTTTATGTCAGGGACTGGATGGACATTAACCACAGCCTTTTTTCAGCCCTTAAGCTTGAAAAAACCGCCATGTTTGTCATTCTTACCCTGATCATCCTGGTGGCGGCATTTAACATTGCATCGGCTTTGATCATGATGGTCATGGAAAAAACCAAAGACATTGCCGTACTCAAAGCCATGGGAGCCACCCACGCCATGATCCGTCGTATTTTCATCATCAAGGGGATGATCATCGGCATCTTGGGGACCTTTATCGGCACCCTTGCAGGGGTGATCATCTGCTATGTGCTTAAAAAATACGAATTTATCAAACTGCCCGAGGCCTATCCATTCTCGACCCTGCCGGTGCAGCTGGAATCCATGGATGTACTCGTGATTGCCCTGTCGGCAATTTTCATCTGTTTTCTCTCTACCTTATACCCCTCATACAAAGCCTCGAGAATGGATCCTGTGGAGGCCATCCGTTATGGATAA
- the lysS gene encoding lysine--tRNA ligase translates to MDKTTSKLIKLRKEKINEFKEGGIPLYPNDFKPDCTVPQLKTIIENEDNTLGEEGRKFKMAGRMMAINKMGKSSFVRFQDSGEQMQLYIQKNKVGDEIYAMFKKMDIGDFIGVTGPLFKTRTGEWTLLAEEFRLLSKAVRPLPEKFHGIKDPEKRYRQRYLDLIMNDKARDIFTKRSQIVASMRRFFETQDFMEVETPMMQPLPGGAEATPFKTWHNALGMELFLRIAPELYLKRLVVGGFEKVFEINRNFRNEGVSTRHNPEFTMVEFYQAYATYEDLMDLTEVMFESIVTQVTGNPVLEYQGEAIDFSKGWKRIPMIQSLSEIGGIDPAIINDTKALLDHAEKCNIHITKKDRHGKVITKLFDALVEPKLIQPTFITGYPVEVSPLSRKSDSDPELTDRFELFIAGREIANGFSEINDPEDQNNRFLMQVRQRDEGNDEAHIMDSDYVEALEYGMPPTAGEGIGIDRLVMLLTDSPSIREVILFPHMKKNA, encoded by the coding sequence ATGGACAAGACGACAAGTAAACTGATCAAGCTTCGAAAAGAAAAAATAAATGAATTCAAAGAGGGAGGCATTCCCCTTTACCCCAATGATTTCAAACCTGACTGCACGGTTCCCCAGCTGAAAACAATAATTGAAAATGAGGATAATACCCTTGGAGAAGAGGGTAGAAAATTCAAAATGGCCGGAAGAATGATGGCCATCAACAAAATGGGTAAATCCTCTTTTGTGCGGTTCCAGGACAGCGGCGAACAAATGCAGTTGTACATCCAGAAAAACAAGGTCGGGGACGAAATATATGCCATGTTTAAAAAGATGGATATTGGTGATTTCATTGGTGTCACAGGTCCGTTGTTCAAAACAAGAACAGGTGAATGGACCCTTTTGGCAGAAGAGTTCCGCCTTTTATCCAAGGCCGTAAGACCCCTTCCTGAAAAATTTCACGGAATCAAGGATCCTGAAAAAAGATACCGCCAGCGTTACCTGGACCTGATCATGAATGACAAGGCCAGGGACATATTTACCAAAAGAAGCCAGATTGTGGCATCCATGAGACGGTTTTTTGAAACCCAGGACTTTATGGAGGTTGAAACCCCCATGATGCAGCCTTTGCCCGGAGGGGCTGAAGCCACGCCCTTTAAGACCTGGCACAATGCCCTTGGCATGGAGCTTTTCTTACGTATTGCTCCGGAGCTCTACCTCAAACGTCTGGTGGTGGGCGGGTTTGAAAAAGTCTTTGAAATTAACAGAAATTTTCGAAACGAAGGGGTGTCCACCCGGCATAACCCTGAATTCACCATGGTTGAATTTTACCAGGCCTATGCCACCTACGAAGATCTCATGGACCTGACCGAAGTGATGTTTGAATCCATTGTCACCCAGGTGACAGGAAATCCCGTGCTTGAATACCAGGGTGAAGCCATTGATTTTTCAAAGGGATGGAAACGGATTCCCATGATCCAATCCCTGTCTGAAATCGGCGGCATTGATCCGGCCATCATCAATGACACCAAGGCCCTGCTGGACCATGCGGAAAAATGCAATATCCATATCACTAAAAAAGACAGGCATGGAAAAGTCATAACAAAACTTTTTGATGCCCTGGTCGAACCCAAACTCATCCAGCCCACGTTTATCACAGGATATCCGGTGGAGGTTTCTCCATTGTCACGGAAAAGCGATTCAGATCCAGAACTCACAGATCGGTTTGAACTCTTTATCGCAGGACGTGAAATTGCAAACGGATTTTCTGAAATCAATGATCCTGAAGACCAGAACAACCGGTTTCTCATGCAGGTGCGCCAGCGTGACGAAGGTAATGACGAAGCCCATATCATGGATTCGGATTATGTGGAAGCCCTGGAATACGGCATGCCCCCCACTGCGGGTGAGGGCATTGGTATTGACCGTCTGGTCATGCTCCTGACCGACTCTCCATCCATCCGAGAAGTCATTTTATTTCCTCACATGAAAAAGAACGCTTAG
- a CDS encoding rRNA pseudouridine synthase, translated as MRLQKYLAHAGVCSRRKAEALILDSRIKVNGELVTTLGTQVDPETDQVLFDNQKVAFLGSGPKLIYIAVNKPQGVVTSCSQKNTKIILDLVPVKDRIYPIGRLDKDSVGLVLLTNDGHLHNRLSHPSHDHEKEYLVFTRHPVSDKALGAMAEGMVIEGEKTRRAQVKRVAPKGFKIILKQGRNRQIRKMVGKTGNKVDTLKRVRMANINLGSLKPGKWRYLTDKEVKILTQ; from the coding sequence ATGCGGCTGCAAAAATACCTGGCCCATGCAGGGGTCTGTTCAAGACGCAAGGCAGAAGCCCTTATCCTTGACAGCAGAATCAAGGTCAACGGAGAACTTGTCACCACGCTCGGCACCCAGGTGGACCCTGAAACAGACCAGGTCCTCTTTGACAACCAAAAGGTTGCCTTCTTGGGTTCCGGCCCCAAATTAATTTATATTGCCGTGAACAAACCCCAAGGGGTGGTCACCTCCTGTTCCCAGAAAAACACAAAGATTATCCTTGACCTGGTTCCTGTAAAAGACCGAATTTATCCCATTGGCCGCCTGGATAAGGATTCCGTGGGCCTTGTCCTGCTCACCAATGACGGGCACCTTCACAACAGGCTTTCCCACCCCTCCCATGACCATGAAAAAGAATACCTGGTATTCACCCGGCACCCGGTCTCGGACAAGGCCTTAGGGGCTATGGCCGAGGGTATGGTGATCGAGGGAGAAAAAACACGCAGGGCACAGGTTAAACGGGTGGCGCCCAAGGGGTTTAAAATTATCCTCAAACAAGGCAGAAACCGTCAGATCCGGAAAATGGTGGGTAAAACCGGAAACAAGGTTGATACGCTCAAGCGGGTACGCATGGCCAATATCAACCTTGGCAGCTTAAAACCGGGAAAATGGCGATATCTCACGGACAAAGAGGTGAAAATTCTAACCCAATGA
- a CDS encoding CBS domain-containing protein: MAHKNNPIKAKTLITSHVNADFDAIGAMLAAQKLYPDAVIVFPGSQEKSLRDFFVNSMSYLLNMADLSKIDFSTIQRLVIVDTRQKSRLTGVSDLLDKEEILIDIYDHHPPMPGEIKGCLDVSKPYGATTTIMSEILQEKGIGLTPEEATVMALGIYEDTGNFTYSSTTRADFIQAAFLLDCGASLNTISSLVVKEMKTEQVTWLNELINEMSSHQINGIQVHVSSISSSSYISDLASIVQKIVRMENLGVYFAVVLMGTKVNIIARNRLAEVDVGKVLAQFGGGGHAYAASAKVENQTLAQVELRLLDMLNHQLKSIWVAKKLMSSPAITIDTQRSCREAGQRMTRYNINTLLAVSSTDNSYEGYITRQVVEKLLFHKLGNQPVFEYMNSGGAFVTQDADLAKIEEQIIEAKQRIIPVMDQDRILGVITRTDLLDYLVEHNKEVSQNEHQIVNRPNAQKKYIKHILDQRLDVRKQTLLKEIGITAEKLGVEVYVVGGFVRDLILDRPNEDVDVVVEGDGIAFAGHFAKEHGCRMSPHQKFGTAVIILADNFKVDVASARLEYYATPAALPIVENSSIKLDMARRDFTINTLAIALNPDSYGVLIDYFGASRDLKDKTIRIIHNLSFVEDPTRVFRAIKFANRFGFNIGKVTSKLIKNALKIDTFKHLSGLRVLSELKQIFTEPNPIPAMETMVSYGVEKVIHKQLNITPRTYELFESVNKALSWHDLLYVDERYPRWAVYFMAMLYRLPFRVCDEILARLMVPDKERHILLERRYKAENRLTMIQANFPITRQEMYWGLINFKTEFILYMMALTGNEAVQKAISNFYTHHRHIKPVLGGKDLLAIGIQPGPVFTKILNLIINEKLDKKLATRKEELAFATRYAIENDLIS, from the coding sequence GTGGCCCATAAAAATAATCCTATTAAAGCCAAAACGCTGATTACAAGTCACGTGAATGCGGACTTTGATGCCATCGGCGCCATGCTGGCCGCCCAAAAATTATATCCAGATGCCGTTATTGTCTTTCCCGGGTCCCAGGAAAAAAGTCTAAGGGATTTTTTTGTTAATTCCATGAGCTATTTGTTGAACATGGCAGATTTGTCGAAAATTGATTTTTCCACGATCCAGCGCCTGGTGATCGTGGATACAAGGCAAAAAAGCCGGTTGACAGGGGTCTCTGACCTTCTGGACAAAGAGGAAATTTTAATTGATATCTATGATCATCACCCGCCCATGCCAGGAGAGATCAAGGGCTGTTTGGATGTGTCAAAACCCTATGGGGCAACCACCACCATTATGAGCGAAATCCTTCAGGAAAAAGGTATTGGGCTGACCCCTGAAGAGGCAACGGTCATGGCCCTGGGAATCTATGAAGATACCGGGAATTTTACCTATTCTTCCACCACCCGGGCTGATTTTATCCAGGCCGCCTTTCTGCTTGACTGCGGAGCCAGTCTGAATACCATTTCAAGTCTGGTGGTTAAAGAGATGAAAACAGAACAGGTGACCTGGCTTAATGAATTGATCAATGAAATGTCATCCCACCAGATTAATGGCATCCAGGTCCATGTGTCATCCATCTCTTCGTCTTCATACATTTCAGACCTGGCTTCCATTGTCCAAAAGATTGTGAGAATGGAAAACCTGGGAGTTTATTTTGCCGTGGTGCTCATGGGAACAAAGGTGAACATTATTGCCCGGAACCGACTTGCCGAGGTGGATGTGGGCAAAGTTCTGGCCCAGTTCGGAGGCGGGGGACACGCGTATGCCGCATCTGCCAAAGTGGAAAACCAGACCCTGGCCCAGGTGGAACTGAGACTGCTGGATATGCTCAATCACCAGCTTAAAAGCATCTGGGTTGCCAAAAAGCTGATGTCTTCTCCGGCCATCACCATTGATACCCAGCGGTCCTGCAGGGAAGCAGGCCAGCGTATGACCCGGTATAATATCAACACCCTGTTGGCCGTCTCTTCCACGGACAATTCCTATGAAGGGTATATTACCCGCCAGGTGGTTGAAAAGCTGCTCTTTCATAAATTAGGCAACCAGCCGGTGTTTGAGTATATGAATTCAGGGGGCGCCTTTGTTACCCAGGATGCAGATCTTGCAAAGATCGAGGAACAGATCATAGAGGCCAAACAACGGATTATTCCGGTCATGGACCAGGACCGGATTTTAGGGGTGATCACCAGAACCGATCTTTTGGATTACCTGGTAGAGCACAACAAGGAAGTTTCCCAAAATGAACACCAGATTGTCAACCGCCCCAATGCCCAGAAAAAATATATTAAACATATTCTTGACCAGCGACTGGACGTCCGTAAACAAACCTTGCTCAAAGAGATCGGCATTACCGCTGAAAAACTGGGGGTTGAGGTTTATGTGGTGGGCGGGTTTGTAAGAGATTTGATTTTAGATCGACCCAATGAAGACGTGGACGTGGTGGTTGAAGGGGATGGCATTGCCTTTGCCGGACATTTTGCAAAGGAACACGGCTGCAGAATGAGTCCCCATCAAAAGTTCGGGACTGCTGTTATTATTTTAGCGGATAATTTCAAGGTGGATGTGGCCTCGGCACGCCTGGAGTATTATGCCACGCCTGCGGCCCTGCCCATTGTGGAAAATTCTTCCATAAAACTGGACATGGCCCGAAGGGATTTTACCATCAATACCCTGGCCATTGCATTGAATCCCGACAGTTATGGGGTGTTGATCGATTATTTCGGGGCCAGCCGGGATTTGAAAGACAAAACCATCAGAATCATACACAATTTAAGCTTTGTGGAAGATCCCACCCGGGTGTTCAGGGCAATTAAATTTGCAAACCGGTTCGGATTCAATATTGGAAAGGTGACATCCAAGCTCATTAAAAATGCCTTGAAAATTGATACGTTCAAGCATTTGAGCGGGCTCAGGGTATTGTCGGAGCTCAAGCAGATCTTTACTGAACCCAACCCCATTCCAGCCATGGAGACCATGGTGTCCTACGGCGTTGAAAAGGTGATACACAAACAGTTGAATATTACCCCAAGGACCTATGAGCTGTTTGAGTCCGTGAACAAGGCGCTTTCCTGGCATGACCTGCTCTATGTGGACGAACGGTATCCAAGGTGGGCCGTTTATTTTATGGCCATGTTGTACCGGCTGCCTTTCAGGGTATGTGATGAGATTTTAGCCCGGCTCATGGTGCCTGATAAAGAACGTCATATCCTGCTTGAACGCCGTTACAAGGCGGAAAACAGGCTTACCATGATCCAGGCAAACTTTCCGATCACCCGCCAGGAAATGTATTGGGGGCTGATTAATTTTAAAACAGAATTTATTCTTTATATGATGGCCTTAACCGGGAATGAGGCGGTTCAAAAAGCAATTTCCAATTTTTATACCCACCACCGTCACATCAAGCCTGTGCTGGGGGGAAAAGATCTTTTGGCCATTGGTATTCAGCCGGGTCCTGTGTTTACCAAAATTTTAAACCTGATTATCAATGAAAAGCTGGATAAAAAGCTGGCCACCCGGAAAGAGGAACTGGCCTTTGCCACCCGATATGCCATAGAAAATGACCTTATTTCATGA